In Denticeps clupeoides chromosome 1, fDenClu1.1, whole genome shotgun sequence, a single window of DNA contains:
- the LOC114793529 gene encoding interferon-induced protein 44-like isoform X1: MKRHFSEQGSLPFYTVNVVQFSGLIFWQSSFCLFNMEYLFPSFKFTKHLEDTEQLAGKEVTLSCEVNKYGASAQWFHGDKQITNSTKVTMVQKSRRFDLRINNVQESDEGFYRIKLQRYGEVVESTAKVAVQEKIVISRYFQDVRVNGGQEVILKCEVNREDVTAEWKKGDQLLTTGRNVVMEQRGREFILKIKQAHSSDTGLYTCLVKSGREEVKCSAEVAVQEFDKEWRILNFSIQNRNKLEAELIQFKPKLEPLRILLYGPVGSGKSSFINSIDVLFNGQMNTASLADSAGTGYSFTKKYKTHRIEVKGRSKVLPFVFNDVMGLEDKKQDNKPEGVAPEDIISALKGHIPDDYMFRPSAPLTEEQKSYNSDPSPTDKVHCLVCVLPADKITFMTDDVFSKMKQIRETASDMAVSGDTGTFWSESGCAQTTSSLQRCRHPGIPQVTMVTRVDVACPVVGSNLGKIYYSIKIKEKMQECSNRLGVPMNCIFPVKNYHEETKLVLEVDVLILDALFHIVNFANNYAAKHMGI; the protein is encoded by the exons ATGAAGCGACATTTCAGCGAACAAGGGAGTCTGCC attttacacGGTGAATGTGGTTCAGTTCTCTGGCTTGATCTTCTGGCAAAGTTCGTTCTGCTTGTTCAACATGGAATATCTGTTTC CATCATTCAAATTCACAAAACATCTTGAGGACACCGAGCAATTGGCTGGAAAAGAGGTGACCCTCTCGTGTGAAGTGAACAAATATGGAGCATCAGCACAGTGGTTTCATGGTGATAAACAGATTACTAACAGTACCAAGGTCACCATGGTCCAAAAGTCAAGAAGGTTTGATCTGAGAATCAACAATGTCCAGGAGTCAGATGAAGGTTTTTACAGGATTAAACTGCAACGGTATGGTGAAGTGGTTGAGAGCACAGCGAAGGTCGCAGTACAAG aaaaaattgtcattTCCAGGTATTTTCAAGATGTCAGGGTCAACGGAGGTCAAGAGGTGATTCTAAAGTGtgaggtgaacagagaggacgTCACAGCAGAATGGAAGAAGGGTGACCAGCTGCTGACTACAGGCAGAAATGTTGTCATGGAGCAGCGAGGAAGAGAGTTTATCCTGAAAATCAAACAGGCTCACAGCAGCGATACCGGCTTGTACACCTGCCTGGTCAAGTCGGGCAGGGAAGAGGTCAAGTGCTCCGCCGAGGTCGCAGTACAAG AGTTTGACAAAGAGTGGAGGATCTTAAACTTCAG CATCCAAAACAGGAACAAATTAGAGGCTGAACTCATTCAATTCAAACCAAAACTGGAGCCGCTCCGGATTCTTCTATACGGTCCTGTTGGGTCAGGAAAGTCCAGCTTCATCAACTCCATCGATGTTCTCTTCAATGGACAAATGAATACTGCATCCCTGGCTGATTCAGCaggtactggttacagttttaCTAAAAAG tacaaaacacacaggatTGAGGTCAAAGGAAGGTCCAAGGTTTTGCCCTTTGTCTTCAATGACGTCATGGGTCTGGAAGACAAGAAGCAAGATAACAAGCCGGAAGGTGTAGCTCCTGAGGACATCATCAGTGCTTTAAAAGGTCACATACCAGATGATTACATG TTCAGACCTTCAGCTCCACTGACGGAAGAACAAAAATCCTACAACAGCGATCCCAGTCCTACTGATAAAGTTCActgtctggtgtgtgttttaccaGCTGATAAAATCACTTTCATGACTGATGATGTCTTCTCGAAAATGAAGCAGATCAGGGAAACAGCCAGCGACATGg CTGTCTCAGGTGATACAGGAACCTTTTGGTCCGAGTCTGGATGTGCTCAGACAACGTCGAGTCTTCAAAGATGTAGACACCCAG GCATCCCTCAAGTTACCATGGTGACAAGAGTAGATGTAGCATGTCCAGTGGTAGGATCAAATCTGGGAAAGATCTACTACAGCATCAAGATCAAAGAAAAG ATGCAGGAGTGCAGCAACAGACTGGGGGTCCCAATGAACTGCATTTTCCCCGTGAAGAACTACCACGAAGAGACCAAACTTGTTCTGGAGGTGGACGTCCTGATCCTGGATGCTTTATTCCACATTGTTAATTTTGCTAATAATTATGCTGCAAAGCACATGGGGATTTAA
- the LOC114793529 gene encoding interferon-induced protein 44-like isoform X2 produces MKRHFSEQGSLPFYTVNVVQFSGLIFWQSSFCLFNMEYLFPSFKFTKHLEDTEQLAGKEVTLSCEVNKYGASAQWFHGDKQITNSTKVTMVQKSRRFDLRINNVQESDEGFYRIKLQRYGEVVESTAKVAVQEKIVISRYFQDVRVNGGQEVILKCEVNREDVTAEWKKGDQLLTTGRNVVMEQRGREFILKIKQAHSSDTGLYTCLVKSGREEVKCSAEVAVQEFDKEWRILNFSIQNRNKLEAELIQFKPKLEPLRILLYGPVGSGKSSFINSIDVLFNGQMNTASLADSAGTGYSFTKKYKTHRIEVKGRSKVLPFVFNDVMGLEDKKQDNKPEGVAPEDIISALKGHIPDDYMFRPSAPLTEEQKSYNSDPSPTDKVHCLVCVLPADKITFMTDDVFSKMKQIRETASDMGDTGTFWSESGCAQTTSSLQRCRHPGIPQVTMVTRVDVACPVVGSNLGKIYYSIKIKEKMQECSNRLGVPMNCIFPVKNYHEETKLVLEVDVLILDALFHIVNFANNYAAKHMGI; encoded by the exons ATGAAGCGACATTTCAGCGAACAAGGGAGTCTGCC attttacacGGTGAATGTGGTTCAGTTCTCTGGCTTGATCTTCTGGCAAAGTTCGTTCTGCTTGTTCAACATGGAATATCTGTTTC CATCATTCAAATTCACAAAACATCTTGAGGACACCGAGCAATTGGCTGGAAAAGAGGTGACCCTCTCGTGTGAAGTGAACAAATATGGAGCATCAGCACAGTGGTTTCATGGTGATAAACAGATTACTAACAGTACCAAGGTCACCATGGTCCAAAAGTCAAGAAGGTTTGATCTGAGAATCAACAATGTCCAGGAGTCAGATGAAGGTTTTTACAGGATTAAACTGCAACGGTATGGTGAAGTGGTTGAGAGCACAGCGAAGGTCGCAGTACAAG aaaaaattgtcattTCCAGGTATTTTCAAGATGTCAGGGTCAACGGAGGTCAAGAGGTGATTCTAAAGTGtgaggtgaacagagaggacgTCACAGCAGAATGGAAGAAGGGTGACCAGCTGCTGACTACAGGCAGAAATGTTGTCATGGAGCAGCGAGGAAGAGAGTTTATCCTGAAAATCAAACAGGCTCACAGCAGCGATACCGGCTTGTACACCTGCCTGGTCAAGTCGGGCAGGGAAGAGGTCAAGTGCTCCGCCGAGGTCGCAGTACAAG AGTTTGACAAAGAGTGGAGGATCTTAAACTTCAG CATCCAAAACAGGAACAAATTAGAGGCTGAACTCATTCAATTCAAACCAAAACTGGAGCCGCTCCGGATTCTTCTATACGGTCCTGTTGGGTCAGGAAAGTCCAGCTTCATCAACTCCATCGATGTTCTCTTCAATGGACAAATGAATACTGCATCCCTGGCTGATTCAGCaggtactggttacagttttaCTAAAAAG tacaaaacacacaggatTGAGGTCAAAGGAAGGTCCAAGGTTTTGCCCTTTGTCTTCAATGACGTCATGGGTCTGGAAGACAAGAAGCAAGATAACAAGCCGGAAGGTGTAGCTCCTGAGGACATCATCAGTGCTTTAAAAGGTCACATACCAGATGATTACATG TTCAGACCTTCAGCTCCACTGACGGAAGAACAAAAATCCTACAACAGCGATCCCAGTCCTACTGATAAAGTTCActgtctggtgtgtgttttaccaGCTGATAAAATCACTTTCATGACTGATGATGTCTTCTCGAAAATGAAGCAGATCAGGGAAACAGCCAGCGACATGg GTGATACAGGAACCTTTTGGTCCGAGTCTGGATGTGCTCAGACAACGTCGAGTCTTCAAAGATGTAGACACCCAG GCATCCCTCAAGTTACCATGGTGACAAGAGTAGATGTAGCATGTCCAGTGGTAGGATCAAATCTGGGAAAGATCTACTACAGCATCAAGATCAAAGAAAAG ATGCAGGAGTGCAGCAACAGACTGGGGGTCCCAATGAACTGCATTTTCCCCGTGAAGAACTACCACGAAGAGACCAAACTTGTTCTGGAGGTGGACGTCCTGATCCTGGATGCTTTATTCCACATTGTTAATTTTGCTAATAATTATGCTGCAAAGCACATGGGGATTTAA
- the LOC114793529 gene encoding interferon-induced protein 44-like isoform X3 has protein sequence MKRHFSEQGSLPFYTVNVVQFSGLIFWQSSFCLFNMEYLFPSFKFTKHLEDTEQLAGKEVTLSCEVNKYGASAQWFHGDKQITNSTKVTMVQKSRRFDLRINNVQESDEGFYRIKLQRYGEVVESTAKVAVQEKIVISRYFQDVRVNGGQEVILKCEVNREDVTAEWKKGDQLLTTGRNVVMEQRGREFILKIKQAHSSDTGLYTCLVKSGREEVKCSAEVAVQEFDKEWRILNFSIQNRNKLEAELIQFKPKLEPLRILLYGPVGSGKSSFINSIDVLFNGQMNTASLADSAGTGYSFTKKYKTHRIEVKGRSKVLPFVFNDVMGLEDKKQDNKPEGVAPEDIISALKGHIPDDYMFRPSAPLTEEQKSYNSDPSPTDKVHCLVCVLPADKITFMTDDVFSKMKQIRETASDMGIPQVTMVTRVDVACPVVGSNLGKIYYSIKIKEKMQECSNRLGVPMNCIFPVKNYHEETKLVLEVDVLILDALFHIVNFANNYAAKHMGI, from the exons ATGAAGCGACATTTCAGCGAACAAGGGAGTCTGCC attttacacGGTGAATGTGGTTCAGTTCTCTGGCTTGATCTTCTGGCAAAGTTCGTTCTGCTTGTTCAACATGGAATATCTGTTTC CATCATTCAAATTCACAAAACATCTTGAGGACACCGAGCAATTGGCTGGAAAAGAGGTGACCCTCTCGTGTGAAGTGAACAAATATGGAGCATCAGCACAGTGGTTTCATGGTGATAAACAGATTACTAACAGTACCAAGGTCACCATGGTCCAAAAGTCAAGAAGGTTTGATCTGAGAATCAACAATGTCCAGGAGTCAGATGAAGGTTTTTACAGGATTAAACTGCAACGGTATGGTGAAGTGGTTGAGAGCACAGCGAAGGTCGCAGTACAAG aaaaaattgtcattTCCAGGTATTTTCAAGATGTCAGGGTCAACGGAGGTCAAGAGGTGATTCTAAAGTGtgaggtgaacagagaggacgTCACAGCAGAATGGAAGAAGGGTGACCAGCTGCTGACTACAGGCAGAAATGTTGTCATGGAGCAGCGAGGAAGAGAGTTTATCCTGAAAATCAAACAGGCTCACAGCAGCGATACCGGCTTGTACACCTGCCTGGTCAAGTCGGGCAGGGAAGAGGTCAAGTGCTCCGCCGAGGTCGCAGTACAAG AGTTTGACAAAGAGTGGAGGATCTTAAACTTCAG CATCCAAAACAGGAACAAATTAGAGGCTGAACTCATTCAATTCAAACCAAAACTGGAGCCGCTCCGGATTCTTCTATACGGTCCTGTTGGGTCAGGAAAGTCCAGCTTCATCAACTCCATCGATGTTCTCTTCAATGGACAAATGAATACTGCATCCCTGGCTGATTCAGCaggtactggttacagttttaCTAAAAAG tacaaaacacacaggatTGAGGTCAAAGGAAGGTCCAAGGTTTTGCCCTTTGTCTTCAATGACGTCATGGGTCTGGAAGACAAGAAGCAAGATAACAAGCCGGAAGGTGTAGCTCCTGAGGACATCATCAGTGCTTTAAAAGGTCACATACCAGATGATTACATG TTCAGACCTTCAGCTCCACTGACGGAAGAACAAAAATCCTACAACAGCGATCCCAGTCCTACTGATAAAGTTCActgtctggtgtgtgttttaccaGCTGATAAAATCACTTTCATGACTGATGATGTCTTCTCGAAAATGAAGCAGATCAGGGAAACAGCCAGCGACATGg GCATCCCTCAAGTTACCATGGTGACAAGAGTAGATGTAGCATGTCCAGTGGTAGGATCAAATCTGGGAAAGATCTACTACAGCATCAAGATCAAAGAAAAG ATGCAGGAGTGCAGCAACAGACTGGGGGTCCCAATGAACTGCATTTTCCCCGTGAAGAACTACCACGAAGAGACCAAACTTGTTCTGGAGGTGGACGTCCTGATCCTGGATGCTTTATTCCACATTGTTAATTTTGCTAATAATTATGCTGCAAAGCACATGGGGATTTAA
- the LOC114788323 gene encoding myosin-binding protein C, slow-type-like, with product MGPPLSVEQKLQDTVLFVGNEVTLTCRVNKDGASARWWHGDVEVQNNNKFSMVQDGMKFVLRIRNVQRSEEGFYKIKVKYFNQEVGSTAMVTVKEKLRVSRTFQDVKASAGQEVILKCEVNREDVTAEWKKDDKLLTEGRNVVMEQRGKEFILKIKHAQKSDTGFYTCLVKSGSEEVKISAEVTVEGNQVFIRNVNYIDKLQ from the exons ATGGGACCACCACTAAGTG TTGAACAGAAACTCCAGGACACGGTGCTATTCGTTGGAAACGAGGTGACTCTCACATGTAGAGTTAACAAAGATGGAGCTTCAGCACGATGGTGGCATGGCGATGTGGAAGTTCAGAACAACAACAAGTTCAGCATGGTCCAAGACGGGATGAAGTTCGTCCTGAGGATTCGCAATGTGCAACGATCAGAAGAGGGTTTTTATAAgattaaagtgaaatattttaatcaagAGGTCGGGAGCACTGCGATGGTCACTGTTAAAG AGAAACTTCGGGTTTCCAGAACCTTTCAGGATGTGAAGGCCAGCGCTGGTCAAGAGGTGATTCTAAAGTGtgaggtgaacagagaggacgTCACAGCAGAATGGAAGAAGGATGACAAGCTGCTGACTGAAGGCAGAAATGTTGTCATGGAGCAGCGAGGAAAAGAGTTTATTCTGAAAATCAAACACGCTCAGAAGTCAGATACCGGCTTCTACACCTGCCTGGTGAAGTCGGGCAGCGAAGAGGTCAAGATCTCCGCAGAGGTCACAGTAGAAGGTAATCAAGTCTTCATTAGAAATGTCAACTACATAGATAAACTTCAATAA